A genome region from Panthera leo isolate Ple1 chromosome A2, P.leo_Ple1_pat1.1, whole genome shotgun sequence includes the following:
- the LOC122213735 gene encoding LOW QUALITY PROTEIN: programmed cell death protein 2-like (The sequence of the model RefSeq protein was modified relative to this genomic sequence to represent the inferred CDS: inserted 1 base in 1 codon) has protein sequence MPLRVPKQVLRNQLPRKNDFYSYQPPSEDPPPETGESVCLQLKSGVHLCRVGGSLSPQTCSSCHEARYRSKEHHTPDWRWGHKQACRQSEFEIVIRTEDEVTLEDVEKGREAEITGSMGEAPDEELDSMAKHEPKEDKXFQKFKTKIALEPEQILRYARGIAPIWISGENVPQEKDIPVCPCGAKRIFEFQVMPQRLNHLKANRLSRSVDWGVLAVSTCVESCRQGIGYTEELVWKQDITDTPEDKVIKPYKFSSSLRPYHSRARTVS, from the exons ATGCCCCTGAGAG TTCCCAAGCAAGTTCTTAGAAATCAGCTACCCAGGAAAAATGACTTTTACTCATATCAGCCACCTTCTGAGGACCCTCCTCCAGAGACAGGAGAGTCTGTGTGCCTCCAGCTCAAGTCTGGGGTTCATCTCTGCAGGGTTGGTGGCAGTTTAAGCCCCCAAACATGCTCCAGCTGTCACGAGGCACGTTACCGAAGTAAGGAGCATCATACTCCAGACTGGAGATGGGGACATAAGCAGGCTTGTAGACAATCAGAATTTGAAATTGTAATAAGAACAGAAGATGAGGTTACACTTGAAGATgttgaaaagggaagggaagcagaaattaCAGGAAGCATGGGTGAAGCACCTGATGAAGAATTGGATTCCATGGCAAAACATGAACCCAAGGAAGATA AATTCCAGaagtttaaaactaaaatagCCCTAGAGCCAGAGCAGATTCTTAGATATGCCAGAGGGATTGCACCCATCTGGATCTCTGGTGAAAATGTCCCTCAAGAAAAGGATATTCCAGTTTGCCCCTGTGGGGCCAAGAGAATATTTGAATTCCAGGTCATGCCTCAGCGGCTCAACCACCTAAAGGCCAACAGACTCAGCAGGAGTGTTGATTGGGGTGTTCTGGCTGTCTCCACCTGTGTTGAAAGCTGTAGACAGGGGATTGGCTACACAGAGGAACTGGTTTGGAAGCAAGATATAACAGATACACCTGAAGACAAGGTCATAAAGCCTTACAAATTCTCATCATCTCTTAGACCTTACCATTCCCGTGCTAGGACTGTATCCTAA